A stretch of DNA from Myxocyprinus asiaticus isolate MX2 ecotype Aquarium Trade chromosome 32, UBuf_Myxa_2, whole genome shotgun sequence:
ATGTCTTAACGCTGCTAAAGGACTGCAGAGATCCACTACCACAGTTTTCCTCAGCAACCACTGAGCGGCGCCATGATTATTCTAAtggcctgttttgtatttctggtgtCGAGATGCCaagtaaaaactaccaaaacgagcgatccagacaACAGCTACCATTTATGTGTCACTTggtgtaaaaataaatttcaggctcaacttgtgctattgttggctgtcataacaactcagaataattaatgatatcaacgtaactaatctctgaccatcgcttcatgtcatctacacattCAGGTGAGGCAACGTTTATAAAAACGGTCGTCTGAGAACCGACGCTGCACTTGAAGGCAACAAATGTCTGTACACTGCTAGAGAGAGCCACTGGCGCAAGAGgggtctgtctgcatcctgcaagactactacaagacacCCACTACAAGTTACGCCCCCTCCAAATAACCAGCGAAATCCTGTCAAGGAACAGTTAAATGCCACATTCATACAccgtttgttgtgtttatttggagtcccgcaGCAACCATAAACACCTACACCTATTCAtcactctaaacctaaccataactacaaagattttaaaaaaatttaaagttcATAAAATCATTATATAATAccgcaaattaaacattattttaaattaattcataCCGCTGTATCAGtaggtggcgacagtgaggaAAAATTTAATGAAAGCTAgcggtatgctaagctaatagccTATCCAATTAGCCTGTAAGATAACTGAAGAAAACAGAAGAGAAAAAAGTGTATCTTaccatttatatctttttttaattattattattgaacaagGTGAAACTGTACAAACACATTCAGGAATAaagtaaagagcacttccaaaaaaaatcacattaaacaaGTTCAGTTTACCATTTAAATTTCCATTTAAATAATATGACGTGACATGTAATTTCAAAGTTATTCTTTGTTAACCCTTGAGTGTCAATAAaataaagttactcagaggtccttagaggacaaaaaatgtccacatcaaaaaaactgccataaaaatattatatattaatattatattccactttcactgacttagattttttaaccaacatcagtcctgatcatatcaaccaaatattcattaattttcaggattttaaccctttaaatgccaatttgtttacataatgacactgttgtttttcatacacacacacacacacaaatttctcaatacacacatacaaaacacactgacatccataccaacacacccacacaattttagctgcatcgtttggcctgcagtgctctataatacagcaaaaagaaaatagggaaaaagtatgtatttgctccataggctaaacattaaaatggtgccatctggtagaaaatataaaacatttaaattttgaagccagggctccggaatgaaagcataatatcatagaattcatgattttatgctttaatggcactgggatcaaatactgcagatttaatgggtttcaatagGGACAtatttgtcctgaaggtcctgagtgtaaccattttgtgtacacagtgtattatagatgtattttaggaactgaggttaaaatatcaaaattccccaaaaaatacacacctttggcaaaatgtatgccatcggcattaacacagccaaaatgatcggaaaaaaatgaaaaagacaaaaatgtcccaaatgtCGAACAAAAGTTAAGTGAATATGAATCATACAGCGATTGCATATGATTTTAAAAGTTATTGTAGCCATTAGAATCGCTCGATGATCCAAAGGGGGCGTTATATGTAGTGGGCGTGTCGtgaagtgggtgttccttgtagTCTTGCGGGATGCTGACACTATACACTTGGCTGgcgcacacatacagtatgtctggtTGCCCAAGAGGGAGGCGCTCGACGCCGGTAGAGGGTGGTGGGTGAAAAAGACCGACGAAGCGGGTGGAAGATCTGTTAAAGCGAACTGGCGATATATTCTTTAGATTTCTGTATTTTTTACCAGTCTTTCCGAAGGGGTTTAAAGGTGGGTGTCACTCGCATATATATTTCCGTCTCTTGTGATTTGAGCGGCAAAGAAGCACATATTGGCCGTGTATTTGAGCAGAGGTCTGGGGAGATGAGCTCATTTTTTCAGGCCTTTAGCTGCTCAGGCTAGTTAGCTCTGCTAATTCCGGACTGAAATTGAGGTCGAGTTTGACACCAACACATTGACATCgtcacatattattattatgatcggtattgtgtttgttaattttatttttggagtATCTTTAAATCTTCAGTAAGTTTTCGGGAAAGTTGTGCGAATGTAACGTTGGTTTTGAAGCTGGGTAAGCGAGCTGAGCAAACTATTGTCATAGTTTTTGCGCTAATCACTTCTGACCGAATATGTTCAAATATAAAGACTTTatgtatttaacatttatatattagtatgtatgatatttattttatttaaattgtattggtCTGGCAATTTCTACACCAGGCTGAGCTGTCATGTTAATATGGTTTAAATCCAACATGTATGAtagttgtagtttttttttttatttatttatttattttttttaacatttttatttatttaatgtcttgAAGTGTGAAATCACGACTTGTCTAACTTCGACGTAGTCAGCATGCTTAACTaagcaatttttttaaactaacaacCTATGCTATCTaacgatttctttcttttttgtttctttggttaGGTCTAGTAAACTTTCAATAATATAAAGATTATaatagtaaatattcagatttaaaaaaaaaaaatctattcagatttttttttttttattagtaaacATTTGTAATTATCTTGTAGCCTATAGTACAGTAAGAAACATGCCTTTAGATATATCAGCCAAAAATTACAATTGCTGCATACTTAAATATTTTGCTAGTAGTATGTGAGACTCCTCGGCCTCTTGATCCCATTTGTTAAATGTCCTTTGTATTATGAAATGTAAGGCGATGTCATTTTTGGTGACTAATTGTTGACTTGTTCATGTGTTGAAGCCACTTGACTGGATAACTGGAAAGTGTTAGTAGTTTTGGCCTGATAAAATTCCATGACATACTCTTTCACTGCGCTCTGTGTgctcatttcagtctgttctgtgTTCTTTACTGAACAGGTTGCTGTCCCCAGATTCGCCCCGCCACCTCTCCGTCTCTTCATCTGGTGTGATTGTCTGTCCTTGTGTGCTTGTGTCGGTCTTTGGACGGCAAAGAGAGCGATTGCTAGTACTGTATAAGCTATATTCACTGGTATCAAGTGGAGGCACCCTATCTTCGATCCACCATGAGTGACATGAGTGATCTGGACAGACAGATCGACCAGCTGAGGAGATGTGAGCTCATCAAGGAAAATGAGGTCAAAGCCCTGTGTGCCAAAGCCAGGTAAGGACAACCAATGGAGATTAATCATTTGTATAAAATGAGTTTGTCATTTCAGTATTGATTACCTGCTCAAACAACAACACTAATGTGTGCTAATGTGTTCCAGAGAGATTCTAGTGGAAGAGAGTAATGTACAGAGAGTCGACTCTCCAGTCACAGTAAGTGTGTGTGAGCTAGTATTATTGCCCTTGCCTTTCCTAATCATAGATATGGGTATGAAATAAATGGTCTTTTCCTCTGTTCAGGTGTGCGGTGACATCCATGGGCAATTTTATGACTTGAAGGAGTTGTTCAGAGTAAGTTTGAGTACTTGATTGCTCTCCAATCAAGTAACActgtctttttttcccccccaaaATGACTTGCATTGCACAGATTGCTGGAGCAaattgctttaaagggatagtccgttaaaaaatttaaattctctcatctactccccttcatgccatccaagatgtgtatgactttctttcttctgctgatcacaaatgaagattttaatgagaatatttcagctctgtaggtgcatacaatgcaagtgaatggtgaccaaaactttgaagcttcagaaagcagataaagtcagcatgaaagtaatcaataagatTTCAGTGGTTcttgattttaagctcgattacacttcctaacacCATCTAGCGCTTTGCACATGCGCCAAGCACTAGGAAGCTTGAAATCATGGTCGTgcccagagactgcaatggcaagatgtagtgtctgttctcacccaaaaatgattggatagtttaagaagatatggatttaaccactggagtcttatggattacttttatgctgcctttgtgcttttcaGAGTTTcatagttttggtcaccattgactagtactgtatggacctacagagctgagatattcttctaaaaatcttcagttgtgttctgcagaagaaagtaagtcacacatctgggatggcatgagggtgagtaaacgatgagagaattttcattttttgggtgaactatccctttaaagctattTGTGTAATGCAAGTCCATTCGTGAAAAAAAGAGCGTTACTTGAATACCTACTAGTTGAATGTGCGAAGTACAGGTATACTGACTCATCACAATTTTGCCATTACCGTTTGTTAAATAATAGGTATTTGCTTATTAATTTCATTAATAAAGTAATACCTTCTGCTTCAGGTGGGAGGGGACGTTCCAGAAACAAACTACCTCTTCATGGGAGATTTTGTGGACCGAGGCTTCTACAGTGTAGAGACCTTTCTGTTACTTCTTGCCCTGAAggtactgtttgtttgttttttgttttgttttttacagttatgtcattgttattatgattcaaaGTGTCAATAATACTTTACATCTAATTTTACATTCAATTACTTTTCACAGGTGCGTTATCCAGACAGAATAACCCTGATCCGAGGGAACCATGAGTCCAGACAGATCACACAAGTATACGGCTTTTATGACGAGTGTTTAAGAAAATACGGGTCGGTCACGGTATGGAGGTACTGCACAGAGATCTTTGACTACCTTTCTCTCTCCGCCATCATTGACGGCAAAGTGAGTATTTCTTCGTTTGTTTACTGACAGGGATCTAAATGTATCCATGAGTTAAAACCTCAGCACCGTGCTCAAGTGGATTTGTTTTCTTGTCTTGCAACCCTGTAGATCTTCTGCGTACATGGAGGCCTTTCACCCTCAATCCAGACTCTGGACCAGATCAGAACCATTGACAGGAAGCAGGAAGTGCCTCATGATGGGCCCATGTGTGATCTTTTGTGGTCTGACCCTGAAGGTAATTCTTATGAGTTTTAGAATTCATACAGTAGGAATACTGCAGATATGTGATGAAATCTAATGAAAGCAACTTactgtatgaatttatttctccTGTTTCAGACACCACAGGTTGGGGCGTAAGCCCGAGAGGTGCTGGTTATCTGTTTGGCAGTGATGTTGTGGCCCAGTTCAATGCTGCCAATGACATTGACATGATTTGTAGAGCGCACCAGCTTGTCATGGAAGGATATAAGTGGCACTTCAATGAGACTGTTCTCACTGTGTGGTCTGCTCCAAATTACTGCTACAGGTGGGTTTTTGTGACACAGTAGtgaagttttatttattatgacaTATTGATAAGCGATGGGTCAGGTTGTTCGATTAGGGAGGTTGTTTCATCCCTTTTAACCCTCCTAATGTCTTAGGTGGGACACTTAagtgtgggaattgggcattccaaattgggagaaaaggggataaaataaaaattttttaaaacaaattgtccTTCCATTGCCTTAactggtcaattttgacccgaaTGGGAAGAACCAGTTGTAACCTTTAACCTTTGGACTTTTTGGATGTTATAtagctttaaatagttttttgtaaatctatgaatcaaatttgaacaaaaaatatttcaaattttctCATTCAGCCCCTAACCTATATACTGTTCTCTAGACCCCTCACCTGCTCCAATGGGTACTGCATCTTTGCCACAAATTGCATACTTTCCTCTCAAATGGGGTTTGTGCACACGTCCACACAAACAAGCACATACAgagatagtattttttttttacaggcaaTATGTTAGTAAATAGGTTTACTGACATGATTTTATATGATAGTGCAATGGGACTAAAGGCCCCCCCAAGGCCTACTGAATACAGTTTTCTGCTAAAACATTAGATGGCATAAATATCTTttacagcactttcctaaacccctgtaacactacaacaaattgtttgacatttGTGGGAAGGAATGGATTGTTGCAATGGACGTGCAAAGTGGGCCcattttgactgctggaaaagactatagagattcatttgtgaaaGAGTCATGTACTAAAATTGTCACTTTAAAATGTAGATTGTTGATTTACTACAATCAGAAATTGGTTGTGATATAGTTGAGGTATTATAAAATGcccaaaattatttaaattaatgtaaattgaGTTATCCTTGGTCAATGTTTGGcaagtttttaatttttgttactattattattattgttgttattattattattattattattattattatatttctttttttttcttttttagaaatTCTTAATTTTTACTCCATTAATATTCAGAACATAGCATTTTTCCCCCTATCattatacactttgggaccacaataaaacagatttttgtaGGGTGCAAGTTCTTAAGACAATAAGAGGGTTACAGCAAGACTAAGGCTActtccacattaatccggatacatttgaaaatggcgttttTGTTTTCGAAAAGCGTTTTTGTTTgactctctgtccacactgcggttttcaagtgttttccaaaagttgcacGTCTACACTTACGCTCGTCTacatatgaaaactcttaaatccccttactgtgaatgtgaaaaatcGCTGTTCAAcgtacggtctgaaatgcaatttgTCCTCGTGTTCCATTGCCAGACAGCAGTTCCTTGTAAACTTCctgttgcctttgaaggaatgcaatgtgaaggttgtacaaagtaacatttatctttaacaacactatcaaagtgaatggactacttgcacaactgcttccgcGTTCTTAGTAGTGCGGCTCAGGCGTTTCCGGTTACAGCGTTCAGCATGCCTACGTGCAGAGATGTATTCATGTGAAGGCAGATTATAtctttttttagggctgtcagttgattaaatcaataaatcatatttCTGGTGCTAACGTGATGTCTCAGTTTtataatttgctgaaatttgccttcaaatatatttttttcctttccaaatgtagctaaactcagctcctgaataataaatcaaacGAATCTGTatcgaactgacaaagtttacggtaactcagataaccgctctgtacaattgtggtgagaagaatatcatgtcagaatgctattctgagatgcggattggcgctgttttggcggcacgagggggacctacgcaatattaggcaggtggttttcatgttgtggctgatcgatataTACCAGTCTTTGCTTTCTCAGATCGGCTCGGGCTGAATT
This window harbors:
- the ppp4cb gene encoding serine/threonine-protein phosphatase 4 catalytic subunit B, producing MSDMSDLDRQIDQLRRCELIKENEVKALCAKAREILVEESNVQRVDSPVTVCGDIHGQFYDLKELFRVGGDVPETNYLFMGDFVDRGFYSVETFLLLLALKVRYPDRITLIRGNHESRQITQVYGFYDECLRKYGSVTVWRYCTEIFDYLSLSAIIDGKIFCVHGGLSPSIQTLDQIRTIDRKQEVPHDGPMCDLLWSDPEDTTGWGVSPRGAGYLFGSDVVAQFNAANDIDMICRAHQLVMEGYKWHFNETVLTVWSAPNYCYRCGNVAAILELDEHLQKEFIIFEAAPQETRGIPSKKPVADYFL